One Monomorium pharaonis isolate MP-MQ-018 chromosome 4, ASM1337386v2, whole genome shotgun sequence DNA segment encodes these proteins:
- the LOC105833137 gene encoding E3 ubiquitin-protein ligase MYCBP2 isoform X1 yields the protein MRCGWPAIVTVLTRDQYGEVVHVPGLKIEVKAVPIDKTDITDSDQSRKIRRVSQPDPMTFGGHPQPSLDVPYEVTINNKMCFYAITIMKAYQNYSFEELRFMSPAVKRSSESMLVRPNGDGSYSATWTPSSVGWYSLMITVDGYNMEDNYKVEVKEPPQGMQPPTQNIVKKPQLQPSRLRKFVAKNSAGLRIRAHPSLQSEQIGFVSVNGTIAFVDEIHNDDGVWLRLNAETIKEYCNSSHLEAWCLQYNQHLGKTLLLPVEEPKSILDQVIKETILRKRPDASDDKRKTVTFDAGRSMMVIKCGASGHNIRSKPSLKGAPIGMLALGNTVTVQEYCVNHEGTWVRIDDDSVAKYCFDKSRGVEAWSLAINKQTSVIYMKLEQDLENDPIEKKPIIPDSAVSPSNKGFDFSVPSVSHEGFNFTTQNYTPDTAESIDSCNTNPFVFGSYNQHDSPGSERFTPEKTDSTSKFSKPHSKERVAKEREREKESGGGKFSVLQKWLRGDDKCHGEKRSSPGRDFSEFVGVSVKELVKAMGESRANGNGATPPETPRRMSRSSSPKNPQAGSSRQPAVSGNCLFPPVTNTPGGRSAIGGGESMSSSPVLCGSPRSVGLSPLVSGGMVDSITSQRRGSTQSDTSALVSSLTRDPSQSPSGISTTANTRDLSPSPSCSSLHMRSEGSIASPPDTPKKECADSQESPRKVSQAQTQTSPESATTAMKGHFNIGSSGVKDERHSPKMNRRDHMKAVKTRAKRAMSPANAQQSPSPNRALNLCKDKVKEAISPSVAECLRAVFAAFLWHEGIVHDAMACASFLKFHPSLPKQGALVVTRQTVVQSSDKQQQEQKARQRHSVEVTNAGNYLHIQPSTLETLTRSAANANANRSRKKQENTIKEEIQASTGKLSSLPEFHTVAVLPPALKSLVFLWEELSSNCQQAIEQQSILPSPISQIQTMKLAKRPIPEKRPREDKVKEREKKGSRKKKEWKPIGRANTSEVLAGIERETICELCGSMFPHPVTYHMKMMHPGCGWHAGGKGYNSGGNYCVGWAGNCGDGGVGGSSWYLICDTCRDKYLKARKNKFAKKFVSGISKRKNGTSKVLSPMNSPGGNETHIIMKNNAMFLLDLASASGFNIPKQQRRPSQTLSSVAENYSPPEATGPFPPTGPFQCLQALGIHHSQSHDERYYEETLRRENGQQNNYESNNGTFNNTNGRPLSEYPTSDSDNESGKNRSTFHRSVSMSTGAPWARNSNDGRVVMMRKRNNSSSEMNNETGSSLLCYPSAALQKLVPSMDQSAIVSTSQTEVASNDRIEILMRPVMLFVLQQHNLQHLQLAMKQALRRAACRVYAMQALNWLLRSVTQPICLHDLLWWFVSSLTPVIPSDSTDANDDDNRTEKKEDHDIIGVSEHPLSDLVIAGESVNPLPTVFHTLLQTIADLMLLPPLGSPLQQAAIRCWGIRFTPADHMFLHRSHVFSNISKILSRSEEEEDITMSMHESHQSTVSQQISSWVEALKDLTSNIEIKASSRQAMIGSLTDNSTETFWESGDEDRNKTKVITIVCGAHSLPRMLYVHIDNCRDLTHKVSNVTFLSGVNADEMIKLRTVEIESRSAGWINCPITDQRHMVVGMELKGPDNSLRVRQIRMLGEIEGESLKVGKQLSAQTIQQRNCEAETLKVFRLITSQVFGKLIQGEKQQQMEPTEVTNEDLEDSNDLREHMVGILFSRSNLTHLQKQVCTHIVQAIRKETIRLREEWETLLCSPTPANSVLSDNSDLPKAADTYCFEMLSMVLALSGSSVGQYYLSHQTGLLKDLLSLLHTGSARVQRQVTSLLRRILPEIKPETLANVINVDRLPPTDFSIVSAANSGFIHASDFDEHSAGILDVFLSCIAKALTVQVKVKGKENNGKALQTVSLATSIHPKSYVGTRWWLRGCMTRKLAEVIIQLLKDMASGKLSEEWASITKAAIAENILNLTRLDEKSRDPTECLRSPTLWLALASLCVLNSEHVERLSSGQWSGSEGQPLPPRPTCSNHDDDETTAIIQCNVCGNLCAECDRILHLHRRTRTHLRQVCKEEEEAIRVDLHEGCGRTKLFWILALADSRTLKALVEFRDGAPRKPVGATTGICRFCGTTGNTGLLAIGNICADHDCQEHAKNACNMVHSCGHICGGVRNERTCLPCLHRCLSGTDLKQDADDMCMICFTEALSCAPAIQLQCGHVFHLHCCRHVLMKRWVGPRITFGFSLCPICKIPMDHPTLSEQLASVKELYEDVRRKALMRLEYEGLHKAEGTFALGGRYQDAAAYAMERYAYYVCYKCQKAYYGGEARCDAQLGGESFDPAELVCGGCSDVARAQMCPKHGADFLEYKCRYCCSVAVFFCFGTTHFCKPCHDDFQRVTTIPKSELPICPAGPKAKQLEGDECPLHVKHPPTGEEFALGCGICRNAHTF from the exons ATGAGATGCGGATGGCCGGCGATCGTCACCGTGCTCACGAGAGATCAATACGGCGAAGTGGTGCACGTGCCCGGATTGAAG ATCGAAGTCAAGGCGGTGCCGATCGATAAAACGGACATCACGGATTCCGATCAGAGCAGAAAGATACGCCGCGTCTCTCAACCGGACCCCATGACATTTGGCGGTCACCCGCAACCATCCTTGGACGTTCCGTACGAGGTGAccatcaataataaaatgtgcTTCTACGCCATCACCATTATGAAGGCCTATCAGAATTACTCGTTCGAGGAACTGAGGTTTATGTCACCCGCCGTGAAGAGATCGAGCGAGAGTATGCTGGTCAGACCTAACGGCGACGGAAGTTACAGCGCTACGTGGACACCGTCCTCCGTTGGCTGGTACTCGCTGATGATCACGGTGGACGGTTACAACATGGAGGAT AATTACAAAGTCGAGGTGAAGGAACCGCCACAAGGCATGCAGCCACCCACTCAGAACATTGTTAAAAAGCCTCAGCTCCAGCCGAGTAGGCTCAGAAAATTCGTGGCGAAGAACAGCGCCGGATTGAGAATACGAGCTCATCCGTCGCTCCAAAGCGAACAGATCGGATTTGTCTCGGTTAATGGCACTATAGCTTTTGTTGATGAG ATTCATAATGACGATGGCGTCTGGCTACGATTAAACGCAGAAACGATCAAGGAATACTGCAACAGTAGTCATCTTGAGGCATGGTGCTTGCAATATAATCAACATTTAGGAAAAACTTTGCTCCTCCCTGTAGAAGAACCAAAATCCATTTTGGATCAAGTTATCAAGGAAACTATCCTGCGGAAACGTCCTGACGCTAGCGACGA CAAGAGGAAGACGGTGACTTTCGACGCCGGAAGAAGCATGATGGTCATAAAATGCGGGGCTTCCGGACACAATATTAGAAGCAAACCGAGCTTGAAAGGCGCACCGATCGGAATGTTAGCGCTTGGAAATACGGTTACCGTTCAAGAATAt TGCGTAAATCACGAAGGAACTTGGGTACGCATCGATGATGATTCGGTGGCTAAGTATTGCTTTGATAAGAGCCGAGGTGTAGAGGCATGGTCGCTCGCAATTAACAAACAAACTAGCGTTATTTATATGAAGCTCGAGCAGGATTTGGAGAACGACCCAATTGAGAAAAAACCGATAATACCGGACTCAGCAGTTTCACCGAGCAATAAAGGTTTCGATTTTTCCGTGCCTTCCGTTAGTCACGAAGGCTTTAATTTTACCACACAAAATTACACACCAGATACGGCGGAATCCATTGATAGTTGCAACACAAATCCATTTGTTTTTGGATCGTACAATCAACATGACTCACCAG GAAGCGAACGCTTTACACCAGAAAAAACTGATAGTACTTCGAAATTTTCGAAACCTCATTCCAAGGAAAGAGTAgccaaagagagagagcgggaAAAGGAAAGTGGTGGGGGAAAATTTAGCGTTCTTCAGAAATGGTTGAGAGGAGATGACAAATGTCATGGAGAAAAGAGAAGTTCTCCGGGCAG AGATTTCTCGGAATTCGTGGGCGTATCTGTAAAGGAGTTGGTAAAAGCGATGGGGGAGAGCCGTGCAAATGGCAACGGAGCAACACCGCCGGAAACTCCGCGGCGAATGTCAAGAAGTTCCTCGCCAAAGAATCCTCAAG CTGGGTCCAGTCGACAGCCAGCCGTTTCTGGTAATTGCCTCTTCCCTCCTGTTACTAACACACCAG gTGGGAGAAGCGCGATAGGAGGGGGAGAGAGTATGAGTAGCAGTCCTGTACTCTGCGGCTCCCCCCGAAGTGTCGGCCTCTCCCCGTTAG TGTCAGGAGGGATGGTTGACAGCATAACGTCGCAACGTCGCGGCTCAACACAGAGCGACACAAGTGCCTTGGTTAGTAGTCTGACGAGAGATCCATCACAGTCACCGAGCGGTATCAGCACTACTGCCAATACGCGTGATCTATCACCGAGTCCAAGTTGCAGTTCTTTGCACATGAGATCTGAGGGCAGTATAGCTAGTCCGCCTGATACTCCCAAGAAGGAATGTGCT GATTCGCAAGAAAGTCCGCGCAAAGTATCTCAAGCGCAAACGCAGACAAGCCCAGAGAGCGCTACCACGGCTATGAAAGGTCATTTCAACATCGGTTCATCCGGAGTAAAGGACGAGCGACACTCACCGAAAATGAATAGGAGAGATCACATGAAAGCTGTGAAAACAAGAGCGAAGCGTGCTATGTCACCTGCTAACGCACAACAGAGTCCCAGTCCTAATCGtgctttaaatttatgtaaagacAAAGTGAAAGAAGCGATTAGTCCTTCCGTGGCGGAATGTCTGAGAGCTGTCTTTGCTGCGTTCCTATGGCATGAGGGAATTGTACACGACGCCATGGCTTGCGCGAGTTTCCTCAAGTTTCACCCAAGTTTACCGAAACAGGGTGCGCTAGTCGTAACCAGACAAACCGTGGTGCAATCCAGCGACAAGCAGCAACAGGAGCAAAAGGCACGTCAAAGACACTCCGTTGAAGTGACGAACGCTGGCAATTATTTACACATTCAACCTAGTACGTTGGAGACTCTCACACGATCAGCTGCAAACGCTAATGCTAATAGGAGTAGAAAAAAACAGGAGAACACAATCAAAGAAGAAATTCAAGCGAGTACAGGCAAGCTTAGTTCTTTACCTGAATTTCATACGGTTGCGGTATTACCACCGGCATTAAAGAGTCTAGTTTTTCTATGGGAAGAGCTCAGCAGCAATTGCCAGCAAGCCATCGAACAACAATCGATTTTACCCAGTCCCATATCGCAGATACAAACAATGAAGCTGGCGAAACGACCAATTCCGGAGAAACGTCCCAGAGAGGACAAAGTGAAAGAACGCGAGAAGAAAGGCAGCCGGAAGAAGAAGGAATGGAAGCCTATTGGCAGAGCTAACACATCTGAGGTTTTAGCGGGAATTGAACGCGAAACTATCTGCGAGCTTTGCGGGTCGATGTTTCCACATCCAGTTACTTATCATATGAAGATGATGCATCCAGGCTGTGGCTGGCACGCAGGCGGAAAAGGATACAACAGCGGCGGAAACTACTGTGTGGGATGGGCAGGCAACTGTGGCGATGGCGGGGTCGGTGGTAGCTCGTGGTATTTAATCTGCGACACGTGTAGAGATAAATATCTGAAGGccagaaaaaacaaatttgcaaAGAAATTTGTAAGCGGGATTTCGAAAAGAAAGAACGGCACGAGCAAAGTTCTATCTCCGATGAACAGTCCCGGTGGAAACGAGACtcatattattatgaaaaacaatGCGATGTTTCTGCTGGATCTGGCTAGTGCTTCTGGTTTTAATATCCCTAAACAACAGAGACGACCATCACAGACTTTGTCATCCGTAGCTGAAAATTATAGTCCTCCCGAGGCTACTGGACCGTTTCCACCAACTGGACCATTCCAATGTTTGCAAGCCTTAGGTATTCATCACTCGCAAAGTCATGATGAAAGGTACTACGAAGAAACTCTCAGACGTGAAAATGgacaacaaaataattatgagagTAACAACGGCACGTTCAACAACACGAATGGCAGA CCGTTGTCGGAGTATCCAACGAGTGATAGTGACAATGAAAGTGGCAAAAATCGTAGTACGTTTCATAGATCGGTGTCTATGTCTACCGGTGCACCATGGGCAAGAAACAGTAATGATGGTAGAGTCGTTATGATGAGGAAACGAAATAACAGCAGCAGCGAAATGAATAACG AAACAGGTTCTTCGCTTCTATGTTATCCATCCGCTGCACTACAGAAATTAGTGCCATCAATGGATCAATCTGCCATAGTATCCACTAGTCAAACTGAAGTAGCAAGTAACGATAGGATAGAAATTCTCATGAGGCCTGTAATGTTATTCGTTCTTCAACAGCACAACTTACAACATCTGCAGCTTGCGATGAAGCAAGCGTTGCGCCGTGCCGCTTGTCGAGTTTACGCGATGCAGGCGTTAAATTGGCTTTTAAGAAGCGTAACGCAACCAATTTGTTTGCACGACTTACTTTGGTGGTTTGTCTCGTCTCTTACACCGGTTATTCCTTCTGACAGTACGGATGCAAACGATGATGATAACAGAacggaaaaaaaggaagatcAC GATATAATTGGCGTCAGTGAACATCCTCTAAGTGATTTAGTGATAGCCGGAGAATCCGTTAATCCATTACCTACTGTGTTTCATACTTTATTACAAACAATTGCAGATTTAATGCTACTACCGCCACTTG gATCTCCGTTACAACAAGCTGCGATTCGATGTTGGGGTATTCGATTTACACCAGCAGATCATATGTTCCTACATAGAAGTCATGTATTTAGTAACATCAGTAAAATTCTTTCGCGATCcgaggaagaagaagatatAACGATGAGTATGCACGAAAGCCACCAGTCGACAGTTTCACAGCAGATAAGCAGTTGGGTGGAAGCTTTAAAGGATTTAACGTCCAACATTGAGATCAAAGCCTCTAGTAGACAAGCTATGATTGGTAGCCTTACGGACAATTCAACAGAAACATTCTGGGAATCTGGAGACGAAGATCGTAATAAAACTAAAGTGATTACAATTGTCTGTGGCGCACATTCCTTACCCAGAATGTTGTACGTACACATCGATAATTGCCGCGATTTAACA CACAAAGTATCGAATGTAACTTTCCTATCTGGTGTCAACGCCGatgaaatgataaaattaaggaCTGTAGAGATCGAAAGTAGATCAGCTGGATGGATTAACTGCCCAATTACtg ATCAACGTCATATGGTCGTGGGTATGGAATTAAAGGGGCCAGATAACTCTTTGAGAGTTCGTCAAATCAGAATGCTGGGTGAGATCGAAGGAGAATCTTTGAAAGTTGGAAAACAGCTAAGCGCACAGACTATTCAGCAAAGAAATTGCGAGGCAGAAACTTTGAAGGTGTTTCGACTAATCACATCTCAG GTATTTGGAAAACTTATACAAGGAGAGAAGCAACAACAGATGGAACCGACGGAAGTTACTAATGAAGATTTAGAGGACAGTAACGATCTTCGAGAGCATATGGTTGGAATATTATTCAGCAGAAGTAATTTAACACACTTACAGAAACAAGTGTGTACTCATATCGTGCAAGCGATTAGAAAGGAGACTATACGCTTGAGAGAAGAATGGGAAACACTTTTATGTTCACCGACACCCGCTAATAGTGTGTTGAGCGACAATAGTGATCTTCCAAAAGCGGCCGATACTTATTGCTTCGAAATGCTTTCTATGGTTCTTGCTCTAAGCGGTAGTTCTGTAGGGCAATATTACTTATCGCATCAGACTGGATTATTAAAAGATCTATTGAGTTTATTGCATACCGGATCGGCAAGAGTGCAGCGTCAA gtaACATCTCTCCTGCGGCGGATACTACCTGAAATTAAACCTGAAACATTAGCGAACGTTATAAATGTCGATCGACTGCCGCCTACTGATTTTAGTATTGTATCCGCGGCGAATAGTGGCTTTATTCACGCTTCAGATTTCGATGAACATTCCGCCGGTATTCTCGATGTATTTTTAAGCTGTATCGCGAAAGCATTAACTGTGCAAGTCAAAgtgaaaggaaaggaaaacaACGGCAAGGCGCTTCAAACTGTTTCGTTAGCTACCAGCATCCACCCAAAAAGTTACGTCGGAACGAGATGGTGGTTAAGGGGTTGCATGACGCGTAAGCTGGCAGAAGTGATAATTCAACTTTTAAAGGACATGGCATCG GGTAAGTTATCAGAAGAATGGGCATCTATAACAAAAGCAGCTATAGCGGAAAATATCCTAAACTTGACTAGACTGGACGAGAAGAGTCGCGATCCTACTGAATGCCTTCGATCTCCAACACTATGGTTAGCGCTTGCTTCTTTGTGCGTTTTGAATTCGGAACATGTAGAAAGATTATCATCTGGTCAATGGAGCGGTTCCGAAGGGCAGCCGTTGCCACCCAGg ccAACGTGTAGTAATCACGATGATGACGAAACCACCGCTATTATTCAGTGTAACGTTTGTGGTAATTTGTGCGCGGAATGTGATAGAATTCTACATCTTCATAGAAGAACAAGAACACATCTTAGACAAGTTTGtaaggaggaagaagaagcgATACGGGTAGATCTTCACGAAGGTTGTGGTAGAACGAAACTGTTCTGGATTTTGGCTCTGGCGGATAGCAGGACGCTGAAAGCATTGGTAGAATTTCGTGACGGGGCGCCGAGAAAGCCAGTTGGCGCCACTACTGGTATTTGTCGATTTTGTGGTACTACAGGGAATACGGGTTTACTAGCAATAGGCAACATTTGCGCCGATCATGATTGCCAGGAGCATGCGAAAAACGCATGTAACATGGTCCACTCCTGCGGTCATATTTGCGGGGGTGTTAGAAATGAGAGAACTTGCCTACCTTGCCTCCATCGTTGCTTATCAGGAACTGATTTGAAACAGGATGCCGATGATATGTGCATGATTTGCTTCACCGAGGCCTTGTCTTGCGCGCCAGCAATTCAGTTGCAATGCGGTCATGTATTCCATCTACATTGTTGCCGACACGTCTTGATGAAGCGTTGGGTGGGACCACGAATCACGTTCGGTTTCTCTCTGTGCCCGATCTGCAAAATACCGATGGATCATCCGACATTATCCGAGCAACTGGCTAGTGTGAAAGAGCTCTACGAGGACGTACGAAGGAAGGCGCTAATGCGCTTGGAATACGAAGGCTTacataa GGCCGAAGGAACTTTCGCACTTGGTGGTCGTTATCAGGATGCCGCTGCTTACGCGATGGAACGTTATGCGTATTACGTGTGTTACAAATGTCAGAAAGCTTATTACGGAGGTGAAGCGCGCTGTGATGCACAGTTGGGCGGGGAATCGTTTGATCCTGCTGAACTAGTTTGTGGAGGTTGTAGTGATGTGGCAAGGGCACAGATGTGTCCGAAGCATGGGGCAGACTTCCTCGAGTATAAATGCCGATATTGTTGCTCGGTGGCGGTATTCTTTTGTTTCGGTACAACACATTTCTGCAAGCCTTGCCACGATGACTTCCAGCGTGTTACCACTATTCCGAAGAGTGAGCTGCCCATATGTCCCGCTG GTCCCAAGGCTAAGCAATTGGAAGGAGATGAATGTCCGCTGCACGTGAAGCATCCACCGACGGGAGAAGAGTTCGCTCTAGGGTGCGGTATTTGCCGTAACGCGCACACATTCTAA